One segment of Bradyrhizobium sp. CB2312 DNA contains the following:
- a CDS encoding TetR/AcrR family transcriptional regulator: MSEKGDSTREQIVVAATRLFYGEGIRAVSMDAVAEKAGVTKKTLYYHFTSKDELVAETIAARDQPTLELYKRWFAETDGTVAEKVRGLFVKLGRSVDTPRWRGCGFLRTIAELANTPAHPAVKAGAAHKKRFEAWLEAELTQHGVPGAAALARQLLILLDGATTVMLIHRDLAYVETAGALALGLVEAARKTGHA; encoded by the coding sequence ATGTCCGAGAAGGGTGACAGCACACGCGAGCAGATCGTCGTCGCGGCGACGCGCCTGTTCTATGGCGAGGGCATCAGGGCGGTGAGCATGGACGCCGTCGCCGAGAAGGCCGGCGTCACCAAGAAGACGCTCTACTATCACTTCACCAGCAAGGACGAGCTCGTCGCCGAGACCATCGCCGCCAGGGACCAGCCGACGCTGGAGCTCTACAAGCGCTGGTTCGCCGAGACCGACGGCACCGTGGCCGAAAAGGTCCGAGGCCTCTTCGTCAAGCTCGGGCGCTCCGTCGACACCCCGCGCTGGCGCGGCTGCGGCTTCCTGCGCACCATCGCCGAGCTCGCCAACACGCCGGCCCATCCGGCCGTCAAGGCCGGCGCCGCGCACAAGAAGCGCTTCGAAGCCTGGCTAGAGGCGGAGCTGACGCAGCATGGCGTTCCCGGCGCGGCCGCGCTCGCACGCCAGCTCCTGATCCTGCTCGACGGCGCCACGACCGTGATGCTGATCCATCGCGATCTCGCTTATGTAGAGACGGCCGGCGCGCTGGCGCTCGGCCTGGTCGAGGCGGCCCGGAAGACGGGTCACGCCTAG
- a CDS encoding crotonase/enoyl-CoA hydratase family protein, with translation MSDLILCETRGAVALLTLNRPSKLNALSYALIDRLMAILDRIEDDAAIRAVVLTGAGERAFSAGADIAEFSESVRCGPDAAAKAFVRRGQGMTARMEAFPKPIIAAVNGIAFGGGCEITEAVHLAIASERASFAKPEIAIGITPTFGGTQRLPRLAGRKRALEYLLTGDSFSPQRALEMGLVNRIVPHEQLLDAAFALADRITRHSHLAVARIITAATRGLNSSISEGLAIESEQFARMAATQDTREALDGWLAARGSR, from the coding sequence TTGTCCGACTTGATACTCTGCGAAACGCGCGGCGCCGTCGCGTTGCTGACGTTGAACCGTCCGAGCAAGCTCAATGCGCTGAGCTACGCGCTGATCGACCGCCTGATGGCGATCCTCGACCGCATCGAGGACGATGCCGCTATCCGCGCTGTCGTCCTGACCGGCGCAGGCGAGCGCGCCTTCTCGGCCGGCGCCGACATCGCCGAGTTCTCGGAGAGCGTCAGGTGCGGCCCTGACGCTGCGGCAAAAGCCTTCGTGCGGCGCGGGCAGGGCATGACGGCGCGCATGGAGGCGTTTCCGAAGCCGATCATCGCCGCCGTCAACGGCATCGCCTTCGGCGGCGGTTGCGAGATTACCGAAGCGGTGCATCTGGCGATCGCCAGCGAACGGGCGAGCTTTGCCAAACCCGAGATCGCCATCGGCATCACGCCGACCTTTGGCGGCACGCAGCGCCTGCCGCGGCTCGCAGGCCGCAAGCGCGCGCTGGAATATCTTTTGACCGGCGATTCCTTTTCACCGCAGCGAGCCCTGGAGATGGGATTGGTCAACCGCATCGTGCCGCATGAGCAGCTCCTCGACGCAGCCTTCGCGCTGGCCGACCGCATCACGCGGCACTCGCACCTCGCGGTCGCCCGTATCATCACGGCCGCGACGCGGGGTCTCAACAGCTCGATCTCGGAAGGCCTCGCCATCGAGAGCGAGCAGTTCGCGCGCATGGCGGCGACGCAGGACACCCGCGAAGCGCTCGATGGCTGGCTCGCCGCCCGCGGCTCGCGCTAG
- a CDS encoding twin-arginine translocation pathway signal, giving the protein MAASFSHRPRCCGALLVLLAAGAALSGCASMSETVAPAFADPGKYELYDCKQLETERKALAARTADLQRLMNKAETGAGGAVVSELAYRNDYIAVRGSTQLADDAWRRNRCRETPPNAPPQASTPQPPVIKPAPKPGSAAR; this is encoded by the coding sequence ATGGCTGCTTCGTTTTCCCACCGCCCGCGCTGCTGCGGCGCGCTTCTTGTGCTGCTCGCGGCGGGCGCCGCGCTGTCCGGCTGCGCCAGCATGAGCGAGACGGTCGCGCCGGCCTTTGCCGATCCCGGCAAGTACGAATTGTACGATTGCAAGCAGCTCGAGACCGAGCGGAAGGCGCTGGCGGCCCGCACCGCCGATCTGCAGAGGCTGATGAACAAGGCGGAGACGGGGGCCGGAGGCGCCGTCGTGTCCGAGCTCGCCTATCGCAACGACTATATCGCGGTGCGCGGCTCGACGCAGCTCGCCGACGACGCCTGGCGCCGCAACCGGTGTCGGGAGACGCCGCCGAATGCGCCGCCGCAGGCCTCGACGCCGCAGCCGCCGGTCATCAAGCCCGCCCCGAAACCCGGCAGCGCCGCTCGCTGA
- a CDS encoding FAD-dependent monooxygenase, with protein sequence MALSRTIVIAGAGIGGLTAALALAARGFRIVVLEKTERLEEVGAGLQLSPNASRVLVELGLAERLKLRAVTPEAVSIMSARAGGELLRMPLGEAASARAGAPYWVVHRADLQSALAGAVSDHPDIDLKLGATFEDVAPHAKGLTVVHRSGTIRRSDLASALIGADGIWSTVRQHLFPEVQPRFSGLIAWRGTLDATQLPKDYTARRVQLWMGRNAHLVAYPIAGGRQINVVAVLPGTWNRPGWSTPGDPLEVMDAFAAPRWPPPARMMLAAVDSWRKWALFGVPDGCPWSKGPVALLGDAVHAMLPFAAQGAGMAIEDAAVLARHLSPEAAESAAGITAALKQYGRAREARVRRVQRTARQQGRIYHLGGPLALARDVAIRALGPERMLARQDWIYFWRP encoded by the coding sequence GTGGCGCTCTCCCGAACGATTGTCATCGCCGGTGCCGGCATCGGTGGATTGACGGCCGCGCTGGCGCTCGCGGCCCGCGGCTTCCGCATCGTCGTGCTGGAAAAGACCGAGCGGCTCGAGGAAGTCGGCGCCGGCCTGCAACTCTCCCCCAATGCCAGCCGCGTGCTGGTCGAGCTCGGCCTCGCCGAGCGCCTCAAGCTGCGCGCCGTGACGCCGGAGGCGGTCTCGATCATGAGCGCGCGCGCCGGCGGCGAGCTCTTGCGCATGCCGCTCGGCGAAGCGGCGTCGGCGCGCGCCGGCGCCCCCTATTGGGTGGTGCACCGTGCCGACCTGCAATCGGCGCTGGCCGGCGCTGTCTCAGATCATCCCGACATCGACCTGAAATTGGGGGCGACCTTCGAGGACGTCGCGCCGCACGCCAAGGGGCTGACCGTGGTCCATCGCAGCGGCACGATCCGCCGCAGCGATCTCGCCAGCGCGCTGATCGGCGCCGACGGCATCTGGTCGACGGTACGCCAGCATCTGTTTCCCGAGGTGCAGCCGCGCTTCTCCGGCCTGATCGCCTGGCGCGGCACCTTGGACGCCACGCAGTTGCCGAAGGACTACACCGCCCGCCGGGTGCAGCTCTGGATGGGCCGAAATGCCCATCTCGTCGCCTATCCGATCGCGGGCGGGCGCCAGATCAACGTGGTCGCAGTGCTGCCGGGCACCTGGAACAGGCCGGGCTGGAGCACGCCCGGCGATCCCCTTGAGGTGATGGACGCCTTCGCCGCGCCGCGCTGGCCGCCGCCGGCGCGGATGATGCTCGCCGCGGTCGATAGCTGGCGCAAATGGGCGCTGTTCGGCGTGCCCGACGGCTGCCCCTGGAGCAAGGGCCCGGTCGCGCTGCTCGGCGATGCCGTGCATGCGATGCTGCCGTTCGCAGCGCAAGGCGCCGGCATGGCGATCGAGGATGCCGCCGTGCTGGCGCGCCATCTCAGTCCCGAAGCCGCCGAGAGCGCAGCCGGCATCACGGCGGCGCTGAAGCAATATGGCCGCGCGCGCGAGGCGCGCGTGCGGCGGGTGCAGCGGACCGCGCGGCAGCAGGGCCGCATCTACCATCTGGGCGGGCCGCTCGCGCTCGCGCGCGATGTCGCGATCCGCGCGCTCGGCCCGGAGCGCATGCTGGCGCGGCAGGACTGGATCTACTTCTGGCGGCCGTGA
- a CDS encoding zinc-finger domain-containing protein, whose amino-acid sequence MSDHVVPHFHNDAGVPVIEIGSQEFMCVGANPPFDHPHVFLDLGNDNEIICPYCSTLYRFAADLKAGEARPPECVLKDKVA is encoded by the coding sequence ATGTCCGACCATGTCGTCCCGCACTTCCATAACGATGCCGGTGTTCCCGTCATCGAGATCGGCTCGCAAGAGTTCATGTGCGTGGGCGCTAATCCTCCGTTCGACCACCCGCACGTCTTCCTGGACCTCGGCAACGACAACGAGATCATCTGCCCCTACTGCTCGACGCTGTACCGCTTCGCGGCGGACCTGAAGGCGGGCGAAGCCCGCCCGCCGGAATGCGTCTTGAAGGACAAGGTGGCCTGA
- a CDS encoding alpha/beta hydrolase: MPSFHNGAVEIAYLDEGEGDPIILVHGFASSKNVNWVYPTWVSELRKNGRRVIALDNRGHGESAKLYDPAQYSIPTMAGDVLALMDHLAIPQADIMGYSMGGRMTAWLALNEPQRLRSAILGGIGIGGLIEGTGPGENVAKALEAPSLDDVSDPVGRTFRAFADQTRSDRRALAACLRGTRDIMTKDEAARIDVPVLIAVGSTDDVAGSASALGAIIPGSEVLDIPGRDHMRAVGDKVYKTGVLDFLSRRG, translated from the coding sequence ATGCCGAGCTTTCACAACGGCGCCGTTGAAATTGCCTATCTCGACGAAGGCGAGGGCGATCCGATCATCCTGGTGCACGGCTTTGCCTCCAGCAAGAACGTGAACTGGGTCTATCCGACCTGGGTGTCGGAGCTGCGCAAGAACGGCCGCCGTGTGATCGCGCTCGACAATCGCGGCCATGGCGAGAGCGCAAAGCTCTACGATCCCGCGCAATACTCGATCCCCACCATGGCCGGCGACGTGCTCGCGCTGATGGACCATCTCGCCATCCCGCAGGCCGACATCATGGGCTATTCGATGGGCGGACGGATGACGGCCTGGCTCGCCCTCAACGAGCCGCAGCGCCTGCGCTCGGCGATCCTCGGCGGCATCGGCATCGGCGGCCTGATCGAAGGCACCGGGCCCGGCGAGAACGTCGCCAAGGCGCTGGAGGCGCCATCGCTCGACGACGTCAGCGATCCCGTCGGCCGCACCTTTCGTGCATTCGCAGACCAAACCCGTTCCGACCGCCGTGCGCTCGCCGCCTGCCTGCGTGGCACGCGAGATATCATGACGAAGGACGAAGCTGCGCGCATCGACGTGCCCGTGCTGATCGCGGTCGGCTCGACCGACGATGTCGCGGGCTCGGCCAGCGCGCTAGGCGCCATCATTCCCGGTTCGGAAGTGCTCGATATTCCGGGCCGCGACCACATGCGCGCAGTCGGCGACAAGGTCTACAAGACCGGCGTACTCGACTTCCTCTCACGCCGCGGCTGA
- the cysE gene encoding serine O-acetyltransferase, translated as MAVHQVNPGGKLASLDPIWDRIRGEAEDIVHREPELATFIYSTVLHHSRLEDSVIHRLADRLDHSALSGDLVRQTYDEALRDDPDLGNAFRADLVAVYDRDPATARFIDPLLYFKGFHAIQTHRLAHWLYLKGRKDFAYYLQSRASAVFQTDINPAARIGRGIFLDHATGFVCGETAVIEDDVSILHGVTLGGTGKENEDRHPKIRHGVLIGAGAKILGNIEIGHCARIAAGSVVVKPVPHNVTVAGVPAKIVGEAGCAEPSRTMDQMINAMGL; from the coding sequence ATGGCAGTGCATCAGGTCAATCCGGGAGGAAAGCTCGCATCGCTCGATCCGATCTGGGACCGGATCCGGGGCGAGGCGGAGGACATCGTCCATCGCGAGCCCGAGCTTGCAACCTTCATCTATTCGACGGTGCTGCATCACAGCCGCCTCGAGGATTCGGTGATCCATCGTCTCGCCGACCGGCTCGATCACTCCGCGCTGTCGGGCGATCTGGTGCGCCAGACTTATGACGAGGCACTGCGCGACGATCCCGATCTCGGCAACGCCTTCCGCGCCGATCTCGTCGCCGTCTATGACCGCGATCCCGCCACCGCGCGCTTCATCGATCCCTTGCTCTACTTCAAGGGTTTTCACGCGATCCAGACCCATCGTCTCGCACACTGGCTCTACCTGAAGGGCCGCAAGGATTTTGCGTATTACCTCCAGAGTCGCGCCTCCGCGGTGTTCCAGACTGACATCAATCCGGCCGCGCGCATCGGCCGCGGCATCTTCCTCGACCACGCCACCGGCTTCGTCTGCGGCGAGACCGCTGTCATCGAGGACGACGTCTCGATCCTGCACGGCGTCACGCTCGGCGGCACCGGCAAGGAGAACGAGGACCGTCATCCGAAGATCCGTCACGGCGTGTTGATCGGCGCCGGCGCAAAGATCCTCGGCAACATCGAGATCGGCCATTGCGCGCGCATCGCCGCCGGCTCGGTCGTGGTCAAGCCCGTGCCGCACAACGTCACGGTCGCGGGCGTGCCCGCCAAGATCGTCGGCGAGGCCGGCTGCGCCGAGCCGTCGCGCACCATGGATCAGATGATCAACGCGATGGGACTTTGA
- a CDS encoding DUF3126 family protein — protein sequence MDVKEVRKLDAYLKRVFGNPKIRVVPRPKKDDSAEVYIGEEFIGVLFVDDEDDDRSFQFQMAILEDDLVDQE from the coding sequence GTGGACGTCAAAGAAGTCAGAAAGCTGGACGCGTATCTGAAGCGCGTATTCGGCAATCCCAAGATCCGCGTCGTACCGCGGCCGAAGAAGGATGATTCCGCCGAGGTCTATATCGGCGAGGAATTCATCGGCGTGCTCTTCGTCGACGACGAGGACGACGATCGCTCGTTCCAGTTCCAGATGGCGATCCTCGAGGACGATCTCGTCGATCAGGAATAG
- a CDS encoding PaaI family thioesterase, translating into MPRPGFARWLRLPADLTVVTRGLDTRFHKPASVGPIIARARVVERTERDMVVHAELVDAEGIIVADATARLRILAKR; encoded by the coding sequence ATTCCGCGACCGGGATTTGCGCGCTGGCTGCGGCTCCCGGCTGACCTGACCGTAGTCACCAGGGGTCTCGACACGCGCTTTCACAAGCCTGCATCGGTCGGTCCGATCATCGCACGCGCGCGCGTTGTCGAACGGACGGAGCGCGACATGGTCGTACACGCCGAGCTCGTCGATGCCGAGGGCATCATCGTCGCCGACGCCACGGCGCGGCTGCGCATTCTCGCGAAGAGATAG
- a CDS encoding GNAT family N-acetyltransferase produces MTTLPDHWSDMHADSLEIARLTEESGLSKTIAALQFAFWGPLTGYGSAADYEQFLCHAARSHHLPEILVARCGTTFVGSVNLLASEMTIRPALSPWMAQLFVPDSARSQGVGNALIEAAVAKAAALGHRRIYLYTSGTLPGYYASRRWQPVEEVEYLGKRRVIMAYDLA; encoded by the coding sequence GTGACAACGCTCCCAGATCATTGGTCCGATATGCACGCAGACTCTCTCGAGATTGCCCGCCTCACCGAAGAGTCGGGTCTGTCGAAGACAATCGCCGCGCTTCAGTTTGCGTTTTGGGGCCCGCTGACAGGGTATGGCTCGGCCGCCGACTATGAGCAGTTTCTTTGCCATGCGGCTCGTTCGCACCATCTGCCGGAAATTCTGGTCGCCCGGTGCGGCACGACCTTTGTTGGCTCGGTCAATCTGCTCGCCAGCGAGATGACGATACGTCCTGCACTTTCGCCGTGGATGGCGCAGCTGTTCGTGCCCGACAGCGCGCGGAGTCAAGGTGTCGGAAACGCGCTCATTGAAGCTGCCGTGGCAAAGGCTGCGGCGCTGGGCCATCGACGGATATATCTCTACACCTCGGGGACATTGCCGGGCTACTATGCTTCCCGCCGCTGGCAGCCGGTCGAGGAGGTCGAATATCTCGGCAAGAGGCGCGTCATCATGGCTTATGATCTGGCTTGA
- a CDS encoding cupin domain-containing protein produces MTIQPGNLFTDVADVSAANIGEEAFSEILARPGLKIERIISQGQTSPPGFWYDQAWNEWVIVLKGRATLQFEHELAARSLGVGDYVFIPARKRHRVEWTEPQQPTVWLAVHFE; encoded by the coding sequence ATGACAATCCAGCCAGGCAATCTATTCACGGATGTGGCGGATGTTTCGGCCGCCAACATAGGGGAAGAGGCGTTCAGCGAAATCCTCGCGCGGCCTGGCTTGAAGATCGAGCGCATTATATCGCAGGGGCAAACTAGTCCGCCGGGCTTCTGGTATGATCAGGCGTGGAACGAGTGGGTGATCGTGCTGAAAGGGCGCGCCACATTGCAGTTCGAACATGAGCTTGCCGCGCGATCGCTGGGCGTGGGGGATTACGTCTTCATCCCCGCAAGGAAACGCCATCGCGTCGAGTGGACGGAGCCGCAACAGCCAACGGTCTGGCTCGCCGTCCATTTCGAGTGA
- a CDS encoding IS1182 family transposase: MGRFVEGADRSQLTLLPECLEDWVGEDNAVHVIDVFVEALDLHGMGFERVIAKETGRPSYHPAVLLKLYIYGYLNRLQSSRRLERETCRNVEVMWLIGRLAPDHKTIADFRKDNGAAIRKVCAKFVALCRQMGLLQTASVAIDGSKFKAVNNRDRNFTHAKMARRMAQIEESVGRYLRQLDSADRQEPSEAISIKTTRIKEKIARLKQEMSRLEVLDAQMRNTPDQQISLTDPDARSMATSGRGSGVVGYNVQVAVDTEHHLIVTHEVINVGNDRGQLARMSKQAKEVLAVDKLDAVADRGYFDGEEILACEEAGVAVTLPKPMTSNAKAEGRFGKQDFAYLPDEDVYRCPSGQLLPYHFTNIEHGMTLRRYWSTAACQGCAIKSQCTPSKERRITRWEHEHVVEEVQRRLDSNPDAMRTRRETVEHPFGTIKARMGATHFLMKRLRNVAAEMALHVLAYNLTRVMNIVGKPRLIAAIRAA, from the coding sequence ATGGGACGCTTCGTTGAAGGCGCGGACAGATCCCAGCTGACGCTCTTGCCGGAATGTCTGGAGGATTGGGTAGGCGAGGACAACGCGGTCCACGTGATCGATGTGTTCGTCGAGGCGCTCGACCTGCATGGAATGGGGTTTGAGCGTGTGATCGCCAAGGAGACGGGCCGGCCCTCCTATCATCCGGCAGTCCTTCTGAAGCTTTACATCTACGGTTATCTCAATCGGCTGCAATCCAGTCGCCGCCTGGAACGTGAGACGTGCCGCAATGTCGAGGTAATGTGGCTGATTGGGCGCCTGGCTCCCGATCACAAGACGATCGCCGATTTCCGGAAGGATAACGGCGCGGCGATCCGGAAGGTTTGCGCGAAGTTCGTTGCACTATGCCGGCAAATGGGCCTGTTGCAGACCGCAAGCGTCGCAATCGACGGCAGCAAGTTCAAGGCGGTGAACAACCGCGACCGCAACTTCACGCATGCCAAGATGGCAAGGCGGATGGCGCAGATCGAGGAAAGCGTCGGTCGATATCTGCGTCAACTCGATAGCGCCGATCGGCAGGAGCCATCGGAAGCGATCAGCATCAAGACGACGAGGATCAAGGAAAAGATCGCTCGGCTGAAGCAGGAGATGAGCCGCCTGGAAGTGCTTGATGCGCAGATGCGCAACACGCCGGATCAACAGATATCGCTGACCGATCCGGATGCCCGTTCGATGGCCACCAGCGGACGCGGATCGGGTGTCGTCGGCTACAACGTCCAGGTCGCGGTGGACACCGAACACCATCTGATTGTGACGCACGAGGTCATAAACGTCGGCAACGACCGTGGGCAGCTTGCTCGGATGTCGAAGCAGGCCAAAGAAGTGCTCGCAGTGGACAAACTCGATGCGGTCGCCGATCGTGGCTACTTCGACGGAGAGGAGATATTGGCCTGCGAAGAGGCTGGCGTTGCAGTCACCTTGCCCAAGCCCATGACGTCGAACGCCAAGGCGGAGGGCCGGTTCGGCAAACAGGACTTCGCCTACCTGCCTGATGAGGATGTCTACCGCTGCCCATCGGGCCAGCTGCTGCCCTATCACTTCACCAACATCGAGCATGGAATGACGCTGCGCCGTTACTGGTCGACGGCGGCATGCCAAGGCTGCGCGATCAAGAGCCAATGTACGCCGTCCAAGGAGCGCCGGATCACGCGCTGGGAGCATGAGCATGTGGTCGAGGAGGTCCAGCGACGGCTCGATTCCAATCCTGACGCCATGCGGACGCGACGTGAGACAGTCGAGCATCCCTTCGGCACGATCAAAGCCCGTATGGGTGCGACCCACTTCCTGATGAAGCGCCTACGGAATGTCGCCGCTGAGATGGCGCTGCATGTTCTCGCCTATAACCTCACACGGGTGATGAACATCGTCGGCAAACCGCGCCTGATTGCAGCCATCCGCGCCGCCTGA
- a CDS encoding VOC family protein — MNFASIRLIARDIKAVVGFYEEVTGKTADWLAPVFAEIVTPTAAVAVGSAETVALFKEGSAEPAANRTAIIEFQVTDVDAEFERLKGQVEVVHEPKNLPWGNRAVQFRDPEGTLVSLYTPVTDAAKQRFGSR, encoded by the coding sequence ATGAACTTCGCCTCAATACGTCTGATCGCCCGCGACATCAAAGCCGTGGTCGGATTCTACGAAGAGGTAACAGGCAAGACGGCCGATTGGCTCGCACCCGTCTTCGCCGAGATCGTGACTCCAACAGCCGCAGTCGCCGTCGGAAGCGCGGAGACTGTCGCTCTCTTCAAGGAAGGAAGCGCCGAACCCGCCGCCAACCGTACGGCAATCATCGAATTTCAAGTGACGGACGTTGATGCCGAGTTTGAACGATTGAAGGGCCAAGTCGAAGTCGTTCACGAACCGAAGAATTTGCCGTGGGGCAATCGCGCAGTTCAATTCCGTGACCCCGAGGGCACGCTGGTTAGCCTGTATACTCCCGTTACCGACGCTGCCAAACAGCGGTTTGGATCTCGGTAA
- a CDS encoding PaaI family thioesterase: protein MNDAATPLPPGAQLLGREWLGFDESGHALIRFQAQLDFTNRHGTIQGGFLAAMLDSATGICALAALTSELTVVTRSLDTRFLKPASVGPIIARARVTERTERDMVVHAELVDAEGIIVADATAQLRILAKK from the coding sequence GTGAATGACGCGGCAACACCTCTCCCGCCCGGTGCCCAGCTGCTCGGACGCGAATGGCTTGGCTTTGACGAGAGCGGGCACGCACTGATCCGCTTCCAGGCGCAGCTCGATTTCACCAACAGGCACGGAACGATCCAGGGCGGCTTTCTTGCTGCGATGCTGGACTCCGCCACCGGGATTTGCGCGCTGGCGGCGCTCACATCCGAACTGACCGTCGTCACAAGAAGTCTCGATACGCGCTTCCTGAAGCCCGCATCGGTCGGTCCGATCATCGCACGCGCGCGCGTTACCGAACGGACGGAGCGCGACATGGTCGTACACGCCGAGCTCGTCGATGCCGAGGGCATCATCGTCGCCGACGCCACTGCGCAGCTGCGCATTCTCGCAAAGAAGTAG
- a CDS encoding gamma carbonic anhydrase family protein, whose translation MAIYELDGQAPDLPADGNYFIAETATVIGRVRLKPGASVWFGAVLRGDNEWIEIGEGANVQDGSTCHTDLGFPLVIGRNCTVGHNVILHGCTIEEGALIGMGSIVMNGAKVGRNSIVGAGSVITEGKEFPERSLIIGSPARVIRTLDDAQVQKMGSAAKFYVANGPRFKKGLKRIG comes from the coding sequence ATGGCGATCTACGAGCTCGATGGGCAGGCGCCCGATCTTCCGGCTGACGGCAACTATTTCATCGCGGAGACCGCGACCGTGATCGGCCGCGTGCGCCTGAAGCCGGGTGCCAGCGTCTGGTTCGGCGCGGTGCTGCGCGGCGACAATGAGTGGATCGAGATCGGCGAGGGCGCCAACGTGCAAGACGGCTCGACCTGCCACACCGATCTCGGCTTTCCGCTTGTCATCGGCCGGAACTGCACCGTCGGCCACAACGTCATCCTGCACGGCTGCACGATCGAGGAGGGCGCACTGATCGGCATGGGCTCGATCGTGATGAACGGCGCGAAGGTCGGCCGCAACAGCATCGTCGGCGCCGGCTCGGTCATCACCGAGGGCAAGGAATTTCCCGAACGCTCGCTGATCATCGGCTCGCCCGCGCGCGTGATCCGCACGCTCGACGACGCCCAGGTCCAGAAGATGGGAAGTGCGGCAAAGTTCTACGTCGCCAACGGCCCGCGCTTCAAGAAGGGCCTGAAGCGGATCGGCTAG
- a CDS encoding aspartate/glutamate racemase family protein yields the protein MRLHIVNPNTTASMTAKIAAAARGVALPGTVIDARQPNMGPVSIEGFYDEAFAVPGMLGCIREADRDGADAHIIACFDDTGLDAARAAAMTPVIGIGEAGFHMASLIAARFAVVTTLGVSIVPIEHNLRKYGLAERCARVRAAEVPVLALEERNTDALGKISAEITAAIRADRAEAIVLGCAGMADLAAELAAAHGLPVIDGVAAAVTLAEGLVRLGLKTSRLGPYAAPRSKTYSGPFAPFQP from the coding sequence ATGCGGCTGCACATCGTCAATCCCAACACCACCGCCTCGATGACGGCGAAGATCGCTGCTGCCGCGCGCGGCGTTGCGCTGCCCGGCACCGTGATCGACGCGCGCCAGCCCAACATGGGCCCGGTCTCGATCGAAGGCTTTTACGACGAGGCCTTTGCGGTGCCCGGCATGCTCGGCTGCATCCGCGAGGCCGACCGCGATGGCGCCGATGCGCACATCATCGCCTGCTTCGACGACACCGGCTTAGATGCCGCACGCGCCGCGGCGATGACGCCAGTGATCGGCATCGGCGAGGCCGGCTTCCACATGGCGAGCCTGATCGCGGCGCGCTTTGCCGTGGTGACGACGCTCGGTGTCTCCATCGTGCCGATCGAGCACAACTTGCGGAAATACGGCCTCGCCGAGCGCTGCGCTCGCGTCCGCGCCGCCGAGGTGCCGGTGCTCGCGCTCGAGGAGCGCAACACTGATGCGCTTGGAAAAATCTCCGCGGAGATCACCGCCGCGATCCGCGCCGATCGTGCCGAGGCCATCGTGCTCGGCTGTGCCGGCATGGCCGACCTCGCCGCTGAACTCGCCGCCGCGCATGGCCTGCCCGTGATCGACGGCGTCGCCGCGGCGGTCACGCTGGCGGAAGGATTGGTGCGGCTCGGGCTGAAGACGTCGCGGCTCGGGCCCTACGCCGCGCCGCGATCGAAGACCTATTCCGGCCCGTTCGCGCCGTTCCAGCCGTGA